AGGCGCGGCGACCAAGCGGTACTTGGAGGACTTCATCGCCCGGCTCGGGCTGGCCGGCTTCGAACCGAGCGTCTCCTCCGGACACTTGACCCGCTGCCGTGCCGACGACTCGCCGCTGTCGCGCGGGCGGGTGCTGGTGTGCGGGGACGCGGCCGGGCTGCTGGAACCGTGGACGCGCGAGGGGATCTCGTTCGCGCTGCGGTCGGGGCGGCTCGCGGGGGAGTGGGCGGTACGGATCGCGGAGGCGCACGACGCGGTCGACACTCGGCGCCAGGCCCTGAACTACGCCTTCGCGATCAAGGCGGGCCTGGGTGTCGAGATGAGCGTCGGCAAGCGGCTGCTGACGGCGTTCGAGCGCCATCCCGGTCTCTTCCACGCGGCTCTGACCGGGTTCCGCCCAGCCTGGCGGGCGTTCAAGGAGATCACGCAGGGCGCCACGTCCCTGGGGGAGATCGTCCGCACGCGCCCGATCGCCCAGCGCGCCCTGACCGCGCTGGACCGGGGGCCCGCGGGCGATGGGGTCACTCCTTGACCGTGATGTGGAAGACGGGGTGGTCGGGGGCGATGCGACGCAGGTCCTCGTCCGGGGAATCGGGGCCGACACCGTTGAAGAAGACGCCGACCTCGGCCTTCCAGCGCTTGAGGTAGGCGCGCAGGAGCGGAACCTTGTTGTCGTCGGCGACCTCGGTCGCGGTGAACACGTCCACGTTCTTGCCCAGACGCAGCTCGCCGCCGCCGGCCGCGCGCATGTTGTGGGTCCACTGGACGTGGCCGCGGGGGGCGAGCAGGTACTGCTGCCCGTCCACGGTCAGCAGGTTCACCGGGGTGGTCCGCCACTCGCCGCTCTTGCGGCCGCGGACCGCCAGGACCCGGGAGCCCCAGATGCTGAAGCCGCGACGGGTCATCCAGGCCACGGCGCGGTTGAAGACGTTGACGGTGAACCAGCCGGGCTTCTGCACGTGTGTGGACATGGTGTCGTCCTCCTGGAGGCGGAAAGTGTGAGCGGTGCTCTCGCTTGAGAGCAGTATGTGCGAGATCGGCGATCCAAAGCAAGAGCAGTGCTCTCGTAAGTGGGCAGCGCTCTCGAATTTGAGCGCTGCTTTGCGCGGAGGGCACCGTTCCGTAGCGTGTGAGGGCTG
The Streptomyces sp. CGMCC 4.7035 DNA segment above includes these coding regions:
- a CDS encoding nitroreductase family deazaflavin-dependent oxidoreductase; the protein is MSTHVQKPGWFTVNVFNRAVAWMTRRGFSIWGSRVLAVRGRKSGEWRTTPVNLLTVDGQQYLLAPRGHVQWTHNMRAAGGGELRLGKNVDVFTATEVADDNKVPLLRAYLKRWKAEVGVFFNGVGPDSPDEDLRRIAPDHPVFHITVKE